The genomic DNA ACTCATCAATGTGAATAGATGTAAATATATCTTCACGAACAACTTTTTCTGAAATTACAATTGCATCCTCAAAGTTATACCCTTTCCAAGGCATAAAGGCTACTTTCATATTTCTTCCTAAAGCTAATTCTCCTTTTTGTGTTGCATAACCTTCACAAAGAACTTGACCTTCTTCAACTCTATCTCCTTTTTCAACAATCGGTTTTAAGTTAATATTAGTTCCTTGGTTGGTTTTTCTGAATTTAATTAAGTTATAAGAAATTTCATCAGATTCAAAACTTACAAGTTTCTCCTCGTCTGTTCTATCATACTTAATCGTAATTTTACGAGCATCTACATAAATAACTTCTCCAGGTCCTTCTGCATTGATTAAAATACGAGAATCTTTTGCAACTCTGCGTTCTAAACCTGTACCTACAATTGGAGACTCTGGTCTTAATAATGGAACTGCTTGACGCATCATGTTAGATCCCATTAATGCTCGATTGGCATCATCATGTTCCAAGAAAGGAATTAAAGATGCAGATATAGAAGCAATTTGATTTGGAGCAACGTCCATCAAATTAATTTCATTTCGAGTAACAACAGGAAAATCACCTTCTTCTCTAGCAATAACTTTATCTAAAACAATAGATCCATCCTCATTCAATTCTAAGTTAGATTGGGCAGTTTTCATACCTTCTTCTTCCTCTGCACTTAAATAAATAGGTTCATCTGTTGATACGATACCATTATCCACTTTTCTGTAAGGAGTTTCAATAAACCCTAAATTATTCACTTTTGCGAAAACAGCAAGTGATGAAATTAAACCAATATTTGGTCCCTCAGGAGTTTCAATTGGACACAAACGACCATAGTGGGTATAGTGAACATCACGAACTTCGAAACCTGCTCTTTCTCTTGATAAACCACCCGGTCCAAGAGCAGATAATCTACGCTTGTGAGTAATCTCTGCTAATGGATTCGTTTGATCCATAAACTGAGATAATTGGTTGGTACCAAAAAATGAGTTAATTACTGACGATAATGTTTTAGCGTTAATCAAATCGATAGGTGTAAACACCTCGTTATCACGTACATTCATACGTTCACGAATTGTTCTAGCCATACGTGCTAAACCAACACCGAATTGACCTGCTAATTGCTCACCAACAGTTCTTACACGTCTGTTAGATAAGTGATCAATATCATCTACCTCTGCTTTAGAGTTAATTAATTCAATAAGATATTTAATTATAGTTATAATATCTAACTTCGTTAATACTTTCTGATCAATAGGTTCATTCAACTGAAGTTTAGTGTTCATTCTAAAACGACCAACTTCTCCTAAATTATAACGTTGTTCTGAAAAGAATAACTTATCTATAATACCTCTTGCAGTCTCCTCATCTGGCGGTTCTGCATTACGTAATTGTCTATAAATATGTTCTACAGCTTCTTTTTCAGAATTTGTAGGATCCTTTTGTAATGTATTATGAATAATTGCATAGTCTGCCATATCGTTATCTTCTTTATGAAGTAAAACGGTTTTAGCACCTGCATCAATTATCTCATCAATATGTTCTTTATCTAAAATTGTATCACGATCGAAAATAATTTCATTTCTTTCAATAGATACAACTTCTCCAGTATCTTCATCTACGAAATCTTCATGCCAAGTTTTTAAAACTCTAGCAGCCAATTTGCGACCTAATACTTTTTTTAACCCAGCTTTAGAAACTTTTACTTCTTCAGCAAGATCAAAAATTTCTAAAATATCTTTATCTCTTTCAAAACCTATAGCTCTGAATAATGTTGTTACTGGTAATTTTTTCTTTCTATCAATATAAGCATACATTACTTGATTGATATCGGTAGCAAACTCTATCCAAGAACCTTTAAAAGGAATTACCCTAGCAGAATATAATTTTGTTCCGTTTGCATGGAAAGATTGCCCAAAGAATACACCAGGAGACCTGTGTAATTGAGAAACTACAACACGCTCTGCACCATTAATTACAAAGGTACCTGAGTTTGTCATATAAGGAATTGTACCAAGATATACATCTTGAACAATAGTTTCGAAATCTTCGTGTTCTGGGTCTGTACAATATAATTTTAGACGTGCTTTTAAAGGCACACTATGTGTTAAACCTCTTTCAATACATTCTTGAATTGAATATCTTGGTGGGTCTACAAAGTAATCTAAAAACTCTAATACAAATTGATTTCTTGTATCAGTAATTGGAAAGTTATCCATGAAGGTTTTGTATAAACCTTCTTCACCTCTTTCTTCTGCCTTAGTCTGAAGTTGGAAAAAATCTTGAAAAGATTTTACCTGAATATCCAAAAAGTCTGGATACTCTTTAATCATTTGAGAAGTAGCGAAGTTGATTCTTTCAGTAGTGTTTTTCGTTGCCAAAAGAGAATATTTTTTTGATTAAAATCTGAAATAAAATAAAAAACGAATATATACACAAAATGGTTTAGGTCTAGAAACGAAAGTTTCTAGTACCTAAACCTAAATTTGTTTTCCCAATACGCCTTAACGCTGGGAGTAATAGCTTATTTAAGCTCTACCTCAGCTCCAGCTTCTTCTAATGATGCTTTAAGCGCTGCTGCTTCATCCTTAGTTACACCTTCTTTAACTGCTGCTGGTGCGCTATCAACGATACCTTTAGCTTCTTTCAAACCTAAACCAGTTAATTCTTTAACTAATTTTACAACTGCAAGTTTAGAACCACCTGCTGCAGTTAAAATTACGTCAAATTCAGTTTGCTCTTCTGCTTCATCTTCTCCTCCTGCTGCTGGTCCTGCTACCGCTACTGCTGCTGCTGCTGGCTCAATACCATACTCATCTTTTAATATAGTAGCTAATTCATTAACTTCTTTTACTGTTAAGTTAACTAATTGCTCTGCGAAATCTTTTAATTCTGCCATTGTAATTGTTTTTAAAATGTTGTTTATTATAGTTTATTTGTGCGCGTAATTATTTCTCAGATAATGTTTTAACGATACCTGAAAGTATTTGTCCACCTGATTGTAATGCTGAAATAACATTCTTAGCAGGAGACTGTAATAATCCAATGATTTCTCCAATAAGTTCTTCTCTAGATTTAATATCTACTAAAGCATCTAATTGATCATCACCGATATAGATAGATTCTTCTGCAAATGCACCTTTTAATAAAGGCTTATTCTTAGATTTCTTTCTAAATTCTTTGATTAATTTCGCAGGTGCATTCGCAGCCTCAGAAATCATCATTGAAGTATTTCCTTTTAATACTGTTGGTAAGTCTCCAAAATCTTTATCTGAAGCTTCCATTGCTTTTGCAAGTAATGTATTCTTAACAACTGATAACTGAACATTAGCCTTAAAACAAGCTCTACGTAAATTAGAGGTCGTTTGTGCGTTTAATCCAGAAATATCTGCTAAATATAACGTATTTGTGTCTGCTAATACTGCTGTTAAATCTTGTATTACTTGTGATTTCTCTTCTCTAGTCATGATTATAAGTTTTAACGTATTAAACAGCTTTCACCTCAACCTCAATACTAGGACTCATAGTACTAGACATAAAAACGCTTTTCACATACGTTCCTTTTGCAGTTGTTGGTTTCAATTTAATAATTGTTTGTATTAACTCGTTTGCATTTTCTTCAATTTTCTTAGCATCAAAAGATACTTTACCAATTGCAGCATGAACGATACCAGTTTTGTCAACTTTAAAGTCAATTTTACCAGCTTTTACATCTTGTACAGCTTTTGCAACATCCATTGTTACAGTACCAGTTTTTGGATTTGGCATTAAACCTCTAGGACCTAAAATTCTTCCTAATGGTCCTAACTTACCCATTACACTCGGCATTGTAATAATAACATCTACATCTGTCCATCCTCCTTTAATCTTTTGAAGGTATTCATCTAATCCAACATAATCTGCACCTGCTGCTGTAGCTTCTGCTTCTTTATCTGGAGTTACTAATGCTAATACTTTTACATCTTTTCCAGTTCCGTGAGGTAATGTTACAACTCCACGAACCATTTGATTTGCTTTACGAGGATCTACTCCTAAACGTATTGCTAAATCTACTGATGCATCAAACTTTACATTAGTAATGTCTTTGACTAGCGCTGAAGCTGCTGCTAAATCATAAGATTTAGAGCTATCTACCTTTGCGTAAGCTTCTTTTTGCTTTTTTGTTAATTTTGCCATTTTACTACTTTTTATAAAGTTTATGCTGGTGCATCACCTTTTACTGTTAATCCCATAGAACGTGCTGTACCTGCAATCATACGCATTGCTGAAGAAATTTCAAAGGCATTTAAATCTACCATTTTATCTTCTGCAATCGCTTTAATTTGATCCCAAGTAACTGATGCTACTTTCTTTCTGTTTGGTTCTCCAGAACCTTTTTTAATTTTGGCCGCTTCTAGTAACTGAACTGCTGCAGGAGGAGTTTTTACAACAAAATCAAACGATTTGTCTTTATAAACAGTAATCGCAACAGGCAAAACTTTACCTTGTTTATCTTGCGTTCTTGCATTAAACTGTTTACAGAACTCCATAATGTTAACACCAGCAGCTCCTAAAGCGGGTCCAACCGGCGGCGATGGATTCGCTGCGCCTCCCCTTACTTGTAACTTAACTACTTTACTAACTTCTTTTGCCATTTTAAAAATGTTTAATGATTTGTTTTAATTTGGAAGCTAAAAACAAATCGATATCTATATATATTTGTGTAACAATTATATCTTTTCTACTTGCATATAACTTAATTCTAAAGGTGTCTTTCTTCCGAATATCTTCACCATTACTTCAAGTTTACGCTTTTCTTCATTTACTTTTTCTATTGTTCCGTCAAATCCATTAAAAGGACCATCAACAACTTTTACAGTTTCCCCAATATTAAAAGGAATTGCAATATTTTCATCTTGAACAGAAAGTTCATCAACCTTACCTAACATTCTATTCACTTCCGATTTACGCATAGGAACAGGCTCACCACCTTTGACTTCACCTAAAAAGCCAATAACTCCCGTAATCCCTTTAATTACGTGAGGTACTTCTCCTGAAAGATTAGCTTCCACCATAATATAACCAGGAAAATAAACTCTTTCTCTGTTTACCTTCTTTCCGTTTCTTATCTGAATAACTTTTTCTGTAGGTACAATAACTTGACTTACATAATCTGATAAACCAACACGTGATATTTCAGTTTCTATATAAGCTTTAACTTTATTTTCTTGTCCACCAATGGCTCTAACTACATACCATTTCATTACTGAATCAGCTGCCATTATTAGTTAGATTTAAACATTGAGAAAAAATTATCTAAACCTGTTTGAAAAACATAGTCTATACCAGCTACTGCTAATGCGAACAAGATAGTAAATACAGCTACAGTTACTGTTGTTTTTTGAGCATCTTCTTTTGAGATCCAAGTCATATGATTACTTAACTCATCAAAAGAATCTTTAATATATTGTATAAACTTCATTCTACTTGTATGTTTTTGCACGGGCGGAGAGATTCGAACTCCCGACAGCTGGTTTTGGAGACCAGTGCTCTACCGCTGAACTACGCCCGTTTCTTATTCATTGATAAAGGCGTTCCGTTAAAAACGGAACACCCTTAAAATTTATTTACTAATAAATTAATAATAATATTAATCTAATAATTCAGTTACCTGACCAGCTCCAACTGTTCTACCACCCTCACGGATTGCGAAACGTAAACCAATATTTAATGCAATTGGTTGAATTAAGTCTACAGTAATTGTTAAGTTATCTCCTGGCATTACCATTTCTACACCATCAGGCAAGTTAATTGTACCTGTTACATCTGTAGTTCTAACATAGAACTGTGGACGATAGTTGTTATGAAATGGAGTATGACGACCACCTTCTTCTTTCTTTAAAACATATACTTCTGCTTTAAATTTAGCGTGTGGTGTTACAGAACCTGGCTTACAGATTACCATACCTCTTTTTATATCTTCTTTAGCAATACCTCTTAACAAGATACCTGCATTATCTCCTGCTTCACCTCTATCTAAGATTTGACGGAACATTTCAATACCAGTAACAGTAGAAGTCATTTTCACAGCTCCCATACCAATAATATCAACAACATCACCTGTATTTGCAATACCAGTTTCGATACGACCTGTAGCAACAGTTCCACGACCGGTAATTGAAAACACATCTTCAACAGGCATTAAGAAATCTTTATCAACTTCTCTTAAAGGCTCTTCAATCCAAACATCAACTTGTGCCATCAATTCCAACACAGTATCAACCCATTTTTGTTCACCATTTAACGCTCCTAAAGCAGAACCTGAAACAACAGGACCATTATCTCCATCATAATCATAGAAAGACAACAATTCTCTTACTTCCATATCAACTAACTCAAGTAACTCCTCATCATCTACCATGTCAACTTTATTCAAGAAAACAACCATACGAGGAATACCTACCTGACGACCTAATAAAATATGCTCTCTAGTTTGAGGCATTGGACCATCTGTAGCAGCAACTACTAATATAGCACCATCCATTTGAGCAGCACCTGTTACCATATTTTTCACGTAATCCGCGTGACCTGGACAATCAACGTGAGCATAGTGACGATTTGCTGTTTGATATTCTACATGTGAAGTATTAATTGTAATACCTCTTTCTTTTTCTTCTGGTGCATTATCAATCTGATCAAATGATCTTGCTTCAGAAAAACCAGCATCAGCTAATACTTTAGTAATAGCCGCAGTTAATGTAGTCTTACCGTGATCTACGTGTCCGATTGTACCAATGTTTAAGTGTGGTTTCGAACGGTCAAAATTTGCTTTTGCCATGATTATTAATTTTAATTCTTAGTTTAAATATATTTAATGTGTAATAATACATAAATGAGCCAGCGATGGGACTTGAACCCACGACCTCATCCCTACCAAGGATGCGCTCTACCAACTGAGCTACACCGGCTTGTTGATATTTTGAGCGAAAGACCGGGTTCGAACCGGCGACATTCAGCTTGGAAGGCTGACGCTCTACCAACTGAGCTACTTTCGCGTTATGTAAATTGTGGGGAGAGCAGGATTCGAACCTGCGAAGACGTAGTCAACGGAGTTACAGTCCGTCCTCGTTGGCCGCTTGAGTATCTCCCCTTTAATTTACTATTTTAATGAACTTAAAGCTACCTTCGTAACTTATTTTTTTTGAGCCGATGGAGGGACTCGAACCCACGACCTGCTGATTACAAATCAGCTGCTCTAGCCAGCTGAGCTACATCGGCTTTTGATGTTAAAAAACAACCCGCTATTTCTAACGGATTGCAAATATATAAAGTTTTCTCGTATTTCAAAACTTATTTATAATATTTTTTTGTTTTTTTCTTGTTTTATGAAATTTGAGCATCTCTTTGCTTCTCTTTAGATCTCTTTAATTGTCTTTTTAAATTATCAACAGCAGCGTTTACGCCTTCTTCGAAGGTTTTTGTTTCTCTTTTTACGATCAATTCACTTCCAGGGATATTTATTTTTATTTCTGTGATTTTATTTTCTTTATCACTTGTATTTTGAACTTTTAAAAAAATCTCTGCATTTACGATCTTATCATGGAACTTTGTTAATGTCGAAACTTTAGTTTCTACAAATTCAATTAATTCGTTATCTGCGTTAAAATTTACTGATTGCGTGAATACTTTCATTTAGTCGTTTTTTTTATTGCTTCTAGGGTGAGCCTGATTATACACTTTTTTTATTGCATCAAGACTATTATGCGTATAGACTTGTGTGGAAGCTAAAGAAGAATGCCCTAGCAACTCTTTAACTGAATTTAAATCTGCTCCTTCATTTAAAAGGTGTGTTGCAAAAGAGTGCCTTAAAATATGAGGACTCTTTTTTACCTTTGAAGAGACCTGACTAAAGTAAGAATTTATAATTCTGTACACAAGTGTTTCATATAGTTTATTTCCTTTTGAAGTAATTAAAAGAAATTCTGAATTAAATCTATTTTTCGATTTTAACTCTACATACTTATTTAAAGTTTCTAATACAGAAGTAAGTATTGGTACAAAGCGCTCCTTATTTCTTTTCCCTAAAACTTTAATGGTCTTTTCCGAAATATTTACCTCCGCTTCTTTTATATTTATTAATTCTGTTCTTCGGATGCCAGTTGAATACAAAAGTTCTACTATTAACTTATTTCTAATAGCATCAAAATTTTCTTCTTCATCTATGTTTTGTATTACAGTATTAATTTCTCTAGAAGTAAAAGGGACTTGCACTTTCTTAGCTACTTTTAATGCTTTATGCTTAGAAAGCGGATTGTTCTCTATCTGTTCTGACTTCTGAAGATATTTGTAAAACGATTTTAATGAACTAACTTTTCTATTGATGCTATTGTTTGAAATATGAGTGTCAACCAAGCTAACAACCCAACTTCTTACTTGTGCATAATTTACTTCAATTAAATTCTCTTGATCATATGTAACCTCACAAAAATCTTTAAAAGCAACTAAATCTGTTTTATACGCTGTAATTGTATGTTTAGAATAACTTTTCTCTAAAAAAAGATATTCTAAAAATGATGTTATGTAGCTGTTCTCTTTTAACAATTCGTCTTCTTTGTATCAAAGTTACTAAAATTAAATGCAAAAAAAATCTCGTAACACAAAATTGTGTTACGAGATTTATACTCTAAAAAATAAGTTATTTCTAACCTACTTCTTCTTGTGTTCTTAATCTCTGAACGTAAGAAGCTTTAATTCTCTGAGCTCTATTAGCTACAGAAGGTTTTGTAAAGTTCTTTCTAGCACGCAAGTTCTTCATCGTTTTTGTACGATCGAATTTTCTCTTGTAACGCTTTAAAGCTCTATCGATATTCTCTCCTTCTTTAATTGGTATAATTAACATAAGTTGGCACCTCCCTTCATAGTATCTTTATATTTTGAATAGTAACTAAACTATTGGTTTATTTTTTGGACTGCAAATGTAATTACAAATTCTGAAATGACAATTACCTAAATTGAATTATTTTTCAGATATAGGTTTGCGTTAGTGATTGAACGGTTTGTTTAAGCTCTTTTGTTTTGATAAAAACAAAAAGCGAGTAGTGAAAGCACGACCTTTAGGTAACGCTCTAAAAATATTTAATTCTCAAAAATAAATAAACGCTACTACTTTAAAACTTTTCTAACCTAAAACTACGTTGCTGGCTTGTATTCTTTATTATCAATTATCATTTTTGCAATAATTTCCTTTAAAATCTCTGAAGTTCCACCACCAATTGGTCCTAATCTACTATCTCTTAATAAACGCGCCATCGGATACTCTTCCATATAACCATAACCGCCTAATAGTTGAAGTGCGTCATAAATAACTTCGTCTGCCATTTTTGTAGATAATAACTTAGACATACTTGCTTCTTTAACTACATAAGAACCTTGGTCTAACCTCTTCGTGATTGAGTAATTATACTCTTTACACATATCTACTTTACTAGCCATTTCTGCAATTTTATGTCTTAAAACTTGAAACTTGTCTAAAGATTTACCAAAAGCAACTCTTTCTTGCATGTAACCTATAGCATACTCTACTGCAAATTCTGCTCTTGCGTGTGCATTAACACCCATAATTAAGCGCTCTAAGGCAAAGTGCTGCATAATATAAGGAAAACCTTTTCCTTCTTCTCCCATTAAACTTTCTAATGGAATTTCTACATTATCGAAAGCTAATTCTGCAGTATCTGAAGCACGCCAACCTAATTTATCTAATTTGGTTGCTGAGATTCCTGGAGTCTCTCTGTCTACAACAAAAATACTGATTCCTTTATACTTGTCTGAAGGATCTGTTTTTGCTGCAACGATTAAATAATCTGAATAAACCCCATTTGTAATAAACGTTTTAGAGCCATTTAAAATGTATTTATCTCCATCTTTTATTGCTGTAGAACGCATTCCTGCAACATCACTTCCCCCGAAAGGTTCTGTAATACAAAGACACCCTATTTTTTCTCCTGCTACACTTGGCACCAAGTATTTTTGTTTGATAAACTCTGTCCCTTCTTTATTTAAATGCGTCATAGCTAGAAATTCGTGCGCCCACATTGCTGCCGCAAATCCGCCAGAATTTATTTTCTGTAATTCTTCTAAAAAGATTACCGTGTAAAATAAATCTAAATCTAAACCTCCGTACTCTTCTGGTGTACAAAGTCCGAAATAACCCATTTCGCCAAATTTACTCCAAATAAATCTTTCAATGGTTCCTGTTTTTTCCCATTTATCTATATAAGGAACTACTTCTTTTTGTAAAAAATCTTTGAAACTAGCACGAAAAGCCTCGTGCTCTTCAGTAAAGTACATACTGTTCATCTGGTACGGAATTTGAGTTATTTATTCAGCGACCAAATATAAGACTATTCTATCATACAAATTCAAAGGAAAACCACTGATCTTTTTTAATTCTGAAATTTCTTGTAGTTCAGCCACTTCATCTCTATATTCAAAAATCATTTTACATAATTCGTAATCTATGTAAGGGTTTTTAAGTAATTCTCTGAAAGTAACCGTATTTACATTCTTTTTTTGAATATTTGGCAATTTAGTTATCTTAAAAATAGCGCCCACTCTGTCTGCTATTTCCTTCTCTAAACCCCAAACTTCATACAGTTGATTTTCAATGGAAAAACCTTGTAATTTAGAACGATACTTAATAATTCTTTCAGAAAGTTTTTCTCCAATTCCAGATATTGTCTTTAAATCTTCTAAAGTTGCTTTATTAATATCTGTAGTTGATAATTTATGCTTTGGTTTTTTAGAATAAAAGCTATTATTAATAGATGTTGGTGAATTGGTGTTCTGATTTCTTTTTGTAATCCAATCTGGAAATTTAAAATAGGGAGAAATTTTGTTTAAAAGTGAATCTGAAATAGTAGTCACTTTCTGAAATTCTTTTTTTGAATTGACAAACTTCCCTGCTTTTCTAAATATTAAAAGTCTATCTATTTCATCTAAAGACATACCTAATTGCGCTCCTTTATAATCTGTAATGTAATTAGGATTGAAAGGGTAAATTTTAGACCTCTTATTTTTTATACTTAGAACTTTTAAACAATCGATTTGTTTGTGAAACGCTAAATTTCTTGGGGATTCTAAATTTACATTTTCTTCAGGAGAGAAATTTACAAACACTATAACAACTTGAAATATAGTAATGCTTATTGCTAAAAGAAAAACCCCATTTCTTTGGCTTTTATTGTACCAGAAATGGGGTTTAAATATGTTCATATAGAAGTTTTAAGCTTTGTCTGCCTTAATAGCACTCATATATTTTTTTAATTCTTCTTTCACTTTTGGCGCTAACAATATAAGACCAATCATGTTCGGAACCATCATTGCAAAAACCATGGCATCTGAGAAGCCAATAACAGAACCTAAACTTGCTGCTGCACCAATGACTACAAATACACAGAAAATTACTTTGTATACATACTCCATTTTTTTAGATCTACCAAATAAATAAGCCCAACCTTGAAAACCGTAGTAAGACCAAGATATCATAGAACTAAAGGCAAATAAAACAACAGCAACAGTTAAGACGTAAGGAAACCAAGAAATTGCAGATTCAAATGCACCTGAGGTTAATAAGATAGCTTGAGCTTCATTTAAAGACCCATTTTCTGCGGCAACATTTCCAGTAATAATTAAGACCAAAGCGGTCATTGTACAAACCACAACTGTATCTATAAATGGTTCTAATAAAGCAACCATACCTTCACTTGCTGCATATTTTGTTTTTACTGCAGAGTGCGCAATAGATGCAGAACCAATACCTGCTTCATTTGAAAAAGCTGCCCTTCTAAATCCTTGTACTAAAACTCCTACTGCTCCACCGGCTACTCCTTCTGGGCTAAATGCACCATTAAATATTTGCATGAATGCATCACCAATCATAGCATAGTTTGAAAAAATAACAAATAAAGAAGCTGCTACATAGATAGCTACCATAAATGGAACAATTTTATCAGTTACTTTTGCTATTTTTTTAATTCCACCGATAATTACAATACCAACTAAAACAGCCATTATCAAACCAAATAACCATCCTTTACCATGTAAAACAGAAACTCCACCTACTGGTGTCGTAATATTTTCTACTAACTGAAATGCTTGGTTTACTTGAAACATGTTTCCACCACCAAAAGAACCTCCAATTACAAAAATTGCAAATAATGCTGCTAATATTTTTCCTAGTTTCTTATTTTTTAACCCTTTTGTAAGATAATACATCGGACCTCCATAAACCGTTCCGTCAGATTCAATATCTCTATACTTTACTCCTAATGTACATTCTACAAATTTTGATGCCATTCCTAAGAAACCAGCAACAATCATCCAGAAAGTAGCACCCGCACCACCAATTGAAACAGCAATTGCAACACCTGCAATATTACCCAAACCTACTGTTGCAGACAAAGCTGCTGTTAGAGCCTGAAAATGTGTAACTTCCCCATCATGCCCCTCTATTCTTATTGTGTCTGGATTATCTTCTTCATCTGTAAATTTAGATTTTTCTATTACGACATTATGATCTACCCTATTTTCTAACTCATCATACTTACCTCTAACAATATTTATTGAAGTAAAAAACCCCCTAAAGTTTATAAAATTAAAATAAAACGTAAAGTACAATGCACCTAAAATTAAAGGGAATAAAACCCAATAAATACTAACTGTATCTGAGAAAGGAATCTGATAAAAAATGATATCTACAAACCAACCTGTTGCATTTCCAAATGCTTCGTCAATTTGCTTATCTAGACCTTTTTCTTGTGCAAATGTAAAAAAGGGCATTGCTAAAAATAACAACGAAAGAAGTTTTTTATTCATAATATATTTTGATTAATTTAAAATTAGTAATGCGCAATATCATAAAAAAAAATTAAAAATTACAAATTACGT from Polaribacter sp. ALD11 includes the following:
- the rpoB gene encoding DNA-directed RNA polymerase subunit beta — encoded protein: MATKNTTERINFATSQMIKEYPDFLDIQVKSFQDFFQLQTKAEERGEEGLYKTFMDNFPITDTRNQFVLEFLDYFVDPPRYSIQECIERGLTHSVPLKARLKLYCTDPEHEDFETIVQDVYLGTIPYMTNSGTFVINGAERVVVSQLHRSPGVFFGQSFHANGTKLYSARVIPFKGSWIEFATDINQVMYAYIDRKKKLPVTTLFRAIGFERDKDILEIFDLAEEVKVSKAGLKKVLGRKLAARVLKTWHEDFVDEDTGEVVSIERNEIIFDRDTILDKEHIDEIIDAGAKTVLLHKEDNDMADYAIIHNTLQKDPTNSEKEAVEHIYRQLRNAEPPDEETARGIIDKLFFSEQRYNLGEVGRFRMNTKLQLNEPIDQKVLTKLDIITIIKYLIELINSKAEVDDIDHLSNRRVRTVGEQLAGQFGVGLARMARTIRERMNVRDNEVFTPIDLINAKTLSSVINSFFGTNQLSQFMDQTNPLAEITHKRRLSALGPGGLSRERAGFEVRDVHYTHYGRLCPIETPEGPNIGLISSLAVFAKVNNLGFIETPYRKVDNGIVSTDEPIYLSAEEEEGMKTAQSNLELNEDGSIVLDKVIAREEGDFPVVTRNEINLMDVAPNQIASISASLIPFLEHDDANRALMGSNMMRQAVPLLRPESPIVGTGLERRVAKDSRILINAEGPGEVIYVDARKITIKYDRTDEEKLVSFESDEISYNLIKFRKTNQGTNINLKPIVEKGDRVEEGQVLCEGYATQKGELALGRNMKVAFMPWKGYNFEDAIVISEKVVREDIFTSIHIDEYSLDVRDTKLGTEELTNDIPNVSEEATKDLDENGMIRIGAEVNPGDILIGKITPKGESDPTPEEKLLRAIFGDKAGDVKDASLKASPSLRGVVIDKKLFRRAVKDKNKRLRDKEAVATLESSFVSKFEGLKDELIEKLFTLISGKTSQGVFNDLGEEVLPKGKKYTLKMLNSVDDYVHLTGSWTTDKELNDLVGELVHNYKIKVNDLQGSLRRQKFTISVGDELPAGILKLAKVYIAKKRKLKVGDKMAGRHGNKGIVARIVRAEDMPFLEDGTPVDIVLNPLGVPSRMNIGQIYETVLGWAGQKLGTKYATPIFDGASLDQINEITDEAGVPRFGHTYLYDGGTGKRFDQPATVGIIYMIKLGHMIEDKMHARSIGPYSLITQQPLGGKAQFGGQRFGEMEVWALEAYGASSILREILTVKSDDVMGRAKTYESIVKGETMPEPGLPESFNVLMHELKGLGLDVRLEE
- the rplL gene encoding 50S ribosomal protein L7/L12, with the translated sequence MAELKDFAEQLVNLTVKEVNELATILKDEYGIEPAAAAVAVAGPAAGGEDEAEEQTEFDVILTAAGGSKLAVVKLVKELTGLGLKEAKGIVDSAPAAVKEGVTKDEAAALKASLEEAGAEVELK
- the rplJ gene encoding 50S ribosomal protein L10, which codes for MTREEKSQVIQDLTAVLADTNTLYLADISGLNAQTTSNLRRACFKANVQLSVVKNTLLAKAMEASDKDFGDLPTVLKGNTSMMISEAANAPAKLIKEFRKKSKNKPLLKGAFAEESIYIGDDQLDALVDIKSREELIGEIIGLLQSPAKNVISALQSGGQILSGIVKTLSEK
- the rplA gene encoding 50S ribosomal protein L1; translated protein: MAKLTKKQKEAYAKVDSSKSYDLAAASALVKDITNVKFDASVDLAIRLGVDPRKANQMVRGVVTLPHGTGKDVKVLALVTPDKEAEATAAGADYVGLDEYLQKIKGGWTDVDVIITMPSVMGKLGPLGRILGPRGLMPNPKTGTVTMDVAKAVQDVKAGKIDFKVDKTGIVHAAIGKVSFDAKKIEENANELIQTIIKLKPTTAKGTYVKSVFMSSTMSPSIEVEVKAV
- the rplK gene encoding 50S ribosomal protein L11 — protein: MAKEVSKVVKLQVRGGAANPSPPVGPALGAAGVNIMEFCKQFNARTQDKQGKVLPVAITVYKDKSFDFVVKTPPAAVQLLEAAKIKKGSGEPNRKKVASVTWDQIKAIAEDKMVDLNAFEISSAMRMIAGTARSMGLTVKGDAPA
- the nusG gene encoding transcription termination/antitermination protein NusG, with the translated sequence MAADSVMKWYVVRAIGGQENKVKAYIETEISRVGLSDYVSQVIVPTEKVIQIRNGKKVNRERVYFPGYIMVEANLSGEVPHVIKGITGVIGFLGEVKGGEPVPMRKSEVNRMLGKVDELSVQDENIAIPFNIGETVKVVDGPFNGFDGTIEKVNEEKRKLEVMVKIFGRKTPLELSYMQVEKI
- the secE gene encoding preprotein translocase subunit SecE: MKFIQYIKDSFDELSNHMTWISKEDAQKTTVTVAVFTILFALAVAGIDYVFQTGLDNFFSMFKSN
- the tuf gene encoding elongation factor Tu; the protein is MAKANFDRSKPHLNIGTIGHVDHGKTTLTAAITKVLADAGFSEARSFDQIDNAPEEKERGITINTSHVEYQTANRHYAHVDCPGHADYVKNMVTGAAQMDGAILVVAATDGPMPQTREHILLGRQVGIPRMVVFLNKVDMVDDEELLELVDMEVRELLSFYDYDGDNGPVVSGSALGALNGEQKWVDTVLELMAQVDVWIEEPLREVDKDFLMPVEDVFSITGRGTVATGRIETGIANTGDVVDIIGMGAVKMTSTVTGIEMFRQILDRGEAGDNAGILLRGIAKEDIKRGMVICKPGSVTPHAKFKAEVYVLKKEEGGRHTPFHNNYRPQFYVRTTDVTGTINLPDGVEMVMPGDNLTITVDLIQPIALNIGLRFAIREGGRTVGAGQVTELLD